A window from Candidatus Paceibacterota bacterium encodes these proteins:
- a CDS encoding FAD-dependent oxidoreductase: MSDYKYLIIGGGVAGVTAAETIRQNDPVGSIAIVSDEPYLLYSRVMLSKPNFFLEKIPFDQIWLKGEAWYKEKNIIFLGGKAVNSLDYKNKKVGLVDGDSISYEKLLIAIGTATRKAVMPGADKKGVHYLRSLEDGKGIMENIKTAKRAVTVGGGFIGFEMADLMQLAGMKTTVVLREPYFWDPTLDESSGFIIEKAMKKVGIEILHLNEIKEITGDGSTGSPQDGSRTPQGGKVEGVILKDGTKIECEVVIFGIGTTSNLEWVKSAGLEVKRGIIANEFMETSADDVWTAGDITEYKDLILEENVQMGNWVSAHEQGRIAGLGMVNKPEPFKFVSFYTTQGFGISIAFVGDTAPGSDRVIISRGDAKSGSLGRIFIVGKELIGATLINRTNEMGTISKLIEKNIDVSKYHRELGDASFDLKKLLV; this comes from the coding sequence ATGTCCGACTACAAGTATCTAATAATCGGTGGCGGTGTCGCTGGGGTGACAGCTGCTGAGACTATTCGTCAAAATGACCCTGTAGGTTCTATTGCTATCGTTTCAGACGAGCCTTATTTGTTGTATTCCAGAGTAATGCTTTCCAAACCAAATTTCTTTTTGGAAAAGATTCCTTTTGATCAGATTTGGCTCAAAGGGGAAGCTTGGTATAAAGAAAAGAATATTATTTTTCTTGGAGGTAAAGCTGTCAATAGTTTGGATTATAAAAATAAAAAAGTCGGACTTGTAGACGGTGATTCTATTTCTTACGAAAAATTACTTATAGCCATAGGTACAGCTACACGCAAAGCCGTCATGCCTGGTGCGGACAAGAAAGGCGTGCATTATTTGCGTTCTTTGGAAGATGGTAAGGGAATTATGGAGAATATAAAAACTGCCAAGAGAGCGGTCACTGTCGGCGGAGGCTTTATTGGTTTTGAGATGGCAGACCTTATGCAATTGGCGGGAATGAAGACCACAGTAGTTCTTCGTGAGCCATATTTTTGGGATCCTACTTTGGATGAATCTTCAGGTTTTATTATTGAGAAGGCTATGAAGAAAGTTGGGATTGAGATTTTACATTTAAATGAAATTAAAGAAATAACTGGTGATGGTTCGACAGGCTCACCACAAGATGGTTCGAGGACACCACAGGGTGGAAAAGTGGAAGGTGTGATCCTCAAAGATGGTACGAAGATAGAATGTGAAGTTGTGATTTTTGGTATTGGTACTACTAGCAATCTAGAATGGGTCAAGTCCGCCGGTTTGGAAGTGAAGCGCGGTATCATCGCAAATGAATTTATGGAGACTAGTGCTGATGATGTTTGGACAGCTGGTGATATTACAGAATACAAAGATTTGATTTTAGAGGAAAATGTTCAAATGGGGAATTGGGTTTCTGCTCATGAGCAAGGACGTATCGCTGGTTTGGGAATGGTAAACAAACCCGAGCCTTTCAAATTTGTTTCTTTTTATACTACTCAAGGTTTTGGTATCTCAATCGCTTTTGTCGGTGATACTGCTCCGGGTTCAGATAGAGTGATAATTTCTAGAGGGGATGCAAAAAGTGGTTCACTCGGGCGCATCTTTATTGTCGGTAAAGAACTTATTGGTGCTACCCTCATAAATCGTACCAATGAAATGGGTACTATTTCCAAGCTTATAGAAAAGAATATTGATGTTTCCAAATATCACCGCGAGCTTGGTGATGCTAGTTTTGATCTAAAAAAGTTGCTGGTTTAG
- a CDS encoding pseudouridine synthase, protein MNNGRNEKRSNDMENSEKPVYPMRINKYLAQHKYSTRRGADEIIEKKQVFINGRLAVLGDKVNENDNVEVRFRGKQKPLVYIAYNKPKGISTDSSQRGETGIKHAVALRDVFPVGRLDRSSHGLLILTNDGRITERLTGPNHFYEKEYVIKTINKLRNNFKQKMEEGVMIDGEMTAPCKIQIINENTFQAIMTESGKHQIGAMCSALFQEVEDLKRTRIINIQLGSLPEGSYRKIEGQELETFLQKLDL, encoded by the coding sequence ATGAACAACGGACGAAACGAGAAACGTAGCAACGATATGGAAAACTCAGAAAAGCCTGTGTACCCTATGCGTATCAACAAATACCTCGCTCAACATAAATACTCAACGCGCAGAGGTGCTGACGAAATAATTGAAAAGAAACAAGTCTTCATCAACGGAAGATTGGCTGTCCTAGGAGATAAGGTCAACGAAAATGACAACGTTGAAGTCCGCTTTCGAGGTAAACAAAAGCCCCTCGTCTACATTGCCTACAACAAACCAAAAGGTATCTCCACCGATTCTTCTCAAAGAGGTGAAACGGGTATCAAACATGCAGTAGCTTTGCGTGATGTCTTCCCTGTCGGACGATTGGACAGAAGTTCACACGGGCTACTCATCCTCACCAATGACGGACGTATTACCGAGAGACTCACTGGTCCAAATCATTTTTATGAAAAAGAATACGTCATAAAAACCATCAACAAGCTTCGCAATAATTTCAAACAAAAAATGGAAGAAGGTGTGATGATAGATGGAGAAATGACCGCTCCTTGCAAGATTCAAATCATCAACGAAAATACCTTCCAAGCAATCATGACTGAAAGCGGAAAACATCAGATCGGCGCCATGTGTTCTGCTCTTTTTCAAGAAGTAGAAGATTTGAAACGCACTCGGATCATCAATATTCAACTCGGCAGTTTACCTGAAGGTTCTTACAGAAAAATCGAAGGTCAAGAGCTAGAAACATTCTTGCAAAAATTAGATTTGTAA
- a CDS encoding ferredoxin: protein MANTKEYPRNRADSKIGKIVIDRDLCIGAASCLAVSGSTYELDGENKAVVTAADSADDATLMMSAESCPTKAILLFDKEGKQVFPK from the coding sequence ATGGCAAATACAAAAGAATATCCACGTAATAGAGCAGATTCAAAGATTGGAAAGATAGTGATAGACCGTGATTTATGTATTGGTGCAGCATCATGTTTGGCTGTTTCTGGTTCTACTTATGAGCTTGATGGAGAAAATAAAGCCGTCGTCACAGCTGCCGATAGTGCTGACGACGCAACTCTTATGATGTCAGCAGAGTCTTGCCCTACAAAAGCTATTTTATTGTTTGACAAAGAAGGTAAGCAAGTTTTTCCTAAGTAA
- a CDS encoding iron-sulfur cluster assembly scaffold protein, giving the protein MKKIKKVTKSNLKKPDVVNRHTGGSWAYSKEVRDHFFSPQNLLWENPKEAEYDAEGVVGSPACGDVMRIWLNIDPKRDTITAFKWRTFGCASAIAATSMLSVMVTEKKGMKIEKALKITPQDIIARLGGLPDRKIHCSVLGDKALRAAINHWFKKTGQLDRILIEGEKVVDPNTKVTEADIEEAVLEGATTLEAVQKRTKVGIGYPECIPAVEELIRFYKEKYFG; this is encoded by the coding sequence ATGAAAAAAATAAAAAAAGTAACCAAATCTAATTTAAAGAAACCTGATGTTGTTAACAGACACACTGGTGGTTCGTGGGCTTATTCTAAAGAAGTACGTGATCATTTCTTTTCTCCTCAAAACTTACTCTGGGAAAATCCAAAGGAAGCAGAATATGATGCTGAAGGAGTAGTTGGTTCACCAGCTTGTGGGGATGTTATGCGAATCTGGCTAAACATAGATCCAAAAAGGGATACGATTACCGCTTTCAAGTGGAGAACATTCGGCTGTGCTAGTGCCATCGCCGCTACTTCCATGCTTTCGGTTATGGTCACAGAAAAGAAAGGTATGAAGATAGAGAAGGCTTTAAAAATAACACCACAAGACATCATTGCTCGTCTGGGTGGTTTACCAGATCGTAAAATACATTGCTCGGTTCTTGGAGACAAAGCCTTACGAGCGGCTATAAATCATTGGTTCAAAAAGACGGGTCAACTTGATAGGATTTTGATAGAAGGTGAAAAAGTGGTTGACCCAAATACCAAGGTTACAGAAGCTGATATAGAAGAAGCTGTTTTGGAAGGGGCGACGACTTTGGAAGCTGTTCAAAAGCGTACGAAGGTCGGTATTGGTTATCCAGAATGTATACCAGCAGTGGAGGAATTGATAAGGTTTTATAAAGAGAAATACTTCGGGTAA
- a CDS encoding NifU family protein: MKAKLDKNKDIQKIEEILAKVRPYIRMHGGDVDFISHKDGVVTLNISGTCSHCSLADMTYNMLIAGIMKEEIPGFKEVFIKK; encoded by the coding sequence ATGAAAGCAAAACTTGATAAAAATAAAGATATACAAAAGATAGAAGAGATTCTCGCCAAAGTTCGTCCTTATATCAGAATGCATGGAGGAGATGTGGATTTTATAAGTCATAAAGACGGAGTCGTCACTTTGAACATAAGTGGAACTTGTTCACATTGTTCATTGGCTGATATGACGTATAATATGCTTATTGCTGGAATTATGAAAGAAGAAATTCCAGGGTTTAAAGAAGTATTTATTAAAAAGTAA
- a CDS encoding NAD(P)/FAD-dependent oxidoreductase, giving the protein MQDNEETIWDVAVIGGGPAGMMSAGRSAELGAKVILIEKNDTLGKKLLITGGGRCNVTNAEYDNRKLLERFKDDGKFLFSAFSQWSVKETLDFFHNHKMETKIENEQRVFPLSNKAESVWNIMVEYIKSNGVTVLSNSPVTGVSRGEASGKASGTEKPWIINISGSEASVIRAKSVIIATGGTSHPETGSTGDAYAWLAKIGHKIIEPTPSLVPLAVKDSWVKKLAGVSLTNIRLTPFQNGVKQSAKISATKKGLAKSTQKILFTHVGISGPTVLNMSRDIGELLKYSEVIISLDLLPDFDYAKLNEKLQEIFKENDKKKFKNSLDKLIPSAMVPVITELSKIDSEINCNSVSREERLRLVTLLKDIPMHIDKLLGVEKAIISSGGVSLEEVDFKTMRSRISPNIFLVGDILNIDRPSGGYSLQICWTTGFVAGTNAVQKSPTLLQG; this is encoded by the coding sequence ATGCAAGATAACGAAGAAACCATCTGGGATGTAGCTGTAATCGGTGGTGGACCAGCCGGCATGATGTCGGCGGGAAGATCGGCTGAACTTGGAGCCAAGGTTATTTTGATTGAAAAAAACGACACTTTAGGCAAAAAACTTCTCATTACTGGTGGCGGTAGGTGTAATGTTACTAACGCCGAATACGACAATAGAAAACTCTTGGAAAGATTCAAAGATGATGGAAAATTCCTTTTCTCTGCTTTTTCTCAATGGAGCGTCAAAGAAACTTTGGATTTCTTTCACAACCATAAAATGGAGACAAAAATAGAAAACGAACAACGCGTCTTCCCTCTCAGTAACAAAGCCGAATCCGTTTGGAACATTATGGTTGAATATATAAAAAGTAACGGCGTCACCGTACTTTCCAACTCTCCAGTAACTGGTGTTTCCAGAGGTGAAGCCTCCGGAAAGGCCTCTGGAACAGAAAAACCCTGGATTATCAACATCTCCGGAAGCGAGGCTTCCGTAATTCGCGCAAAATCAGTAATAATCGCCACTGGCGGAACTTCTCATCCAGAAACAGGTTCTACTGGAGACGCTTATGCTTGGTTAGCAAAGATAGGTCACAAAATCATTGAGCCTACACCGTCACTCGTGCCACTTGCTGTAAAGGATTCCTGGGTCAAAAAATTGGCTGGCGTCAGTCTAACCAATATCAGACTTACTCCTTTTCAAAACGGCGTAAAACAAAGTGCAAAAATTTCTGCAACTAAAAAAGGTCTGGCAAAATCAACTCAAAAAATACTATTCACCCATGTCGGTATCAGTGGACCAACGGTACTCAATATGAGTAGAGATATAGGAGAACTCTTGAAGTATAGCGAAGTTATCATTTCTCTAGACCTTTTACCTGATTTTGATTATGCCAAGCTCAACGAAAAACTGCAGGAAATATTCAAAGAAAATGATAAAAAGAAATTCAAAAATAGTTTAGATAAACTTATACCTTCAGCAATGGTTCCCGTAATCACAGAGCTTTCCAAAATTGACTCTGAAATAAACTGCAATAGCGTCTCTCGTGAAGAACGTCTACGACTCGTAACATTACTCAAAGATATTCCAATGCATATAGACAAACTACTTGGCGTAGAGAAAGCCATCATTTCTAGTGGTGGTGTTTCTCTGGAAGAAGTAGATTTCAAAACAATGCGTTCTAGGATTTCTCCAAACATCTTTCTTGTTGGCGATATATTAAATATAGACCGACCATCTGGCGGTTACAGCCTACAGATATGTTGGACTACAGGTTTTGTCGCAGGGACAAATGCTGTACAAAAAAGCCCCACATTACTGCAGGGCTGA
- a CDS encoding cysteine desulfurase family protein, whose product MKKHQAYFDNASTTPLDKRVLKEMMPYLTDDYGNASNLYETGRCARKAIVQASEQIAKALHCRTDEFVFTGSATEADNLAVIGTARAHGSIGGEKNVEKKRIIISALEHKGIMAVCDALEKEGFEIIKLPVGKDGMVSPEDVKKNLNNKTIIVSITMADSETGTMQPIKEIAEVIKEFKIKNNQTSNTNNQQAIPYFHTDASQAAAYADINVEKLGVDLMTLSAHKLRGPKGIGGLYVRRGLKLNPIIYGGGHQGKLRSGTENVPAIVGFGKAVELNEIYKKKGMASTKKLRDALQKGIFGSVKKVVLNGHPTKRLPNFLNISILDIEGESLLLELDEHGIMINTGSACNSESLEPSYVLTALGNPYEFVHGSIRFTLGPETTMSDVKYVLKFLPKIVERLRRISPLDLSEDEKKVMSDPRAFVGNKTPHFLRKAKKGLGS is encoded by the coding sequence ATGAAGAAACACCAAGCCTATTTTGATAATGCCTCCACAACACCCCTAGATAAGCGTGTTTTAAAAGAGATGATGCCATATCTCACGGATGATTATGGTAATGCTTCCAACCTTTACGAAACTGGCCGTTGTGCTAGAAAAGCGATCGTTCAAGCTTCGGAGCAAATAGCAAAAGCTTTGCATTGTCGTACAGATGAATTTGTTTTTACAGGATCGGCTACAGAAGCAGACAATCTGGCGGTTATTGGGACAGCTCGCGCCCACGGTTCTATCGGTGGAGAAAAAAACGTAGAGAAAAAAAGAATTATTATTTCAGCTTTGGAACATAAAGGCATAATGGCAGTTTGTGATGCTTTGGAAAAAGAAGGTTTTGAAATCATTAAACTTCCAGTTGGTAAAGATGGCATGGTCAGTCCAGAAGATGTAAAGAAAAATTTGAATAACAAAACAATCATAGTTTCTATAACTATGGCTGATAGTGAAACTGGAACGATGCAACCGATAAAAGAGATTGCGGAGGTTATAAAAGAGTTTAAAATTAAAAATAACCAAACATCAAACACCAATAACCAACAAGCGATACCTTATTTTCATACCGATGCAAGTCAGGCGGCCGCTTATGCAGATATAAATGTTGAAAAACTCGGGGTTGACCTCATGACACTTTCGGCTCACAAACTTCGTGGTCCAAAAGGTATTGGTGGTCTTTATGTCAGACGAGGCCTCAAGTTGAATCCGATAATATATGGGGGTGGTCATCAAGGTAAACTTCGTTCTGGTACAGAAAATGTTCCAGCTATTGTTGGCTTTGGTAAAGCTGTTGAGCTCAATGAAATTTACAAAAAGAAAGGTATGGCTAGCACAAAAAAGCTTAGAGATGCTTTGCAGAAAGGTATATTTGGTTCAGTTAAGAAAGTCGTTTTGAATGGTCATCCTACAAAACGTTTGCCGAATTTTCTTAATATTTCTATTTTGGACATAGAAGGAGAGTCGCTTCTTTTGGAATTGGACGAACATGGAATAATGATAAATACAGGCTCAGCTTGTAATTCTGAAAGTTTGGAACCTTCTTATGTTCTCACTGCTTTGGGTAATCCTTATGAATTCGTCCATGGTAGTATCAGATTTACGTTAGGTCCAGAGACGACAATGTCTGACGTGAAGTATGTCTTGAAATTTTTACCAAAGATTGTTGAAAGGTTGAGGAGGATTTCCCCTTTGGATCTTTCTGAAGATGAAAAGAAGGTAATGTCTGATCCGCGAGCTTTTGTTGGGAATAAGACACCGCACTTTCTGAGAAAGGCAAAGAAGGGATTAGGAAGTTAG